In one Betta splendens chromosome 14, fBetSpl5.4, whole genome shotgun sequence genomic region, the following are encoded:
- the lrch2 gene encoding leucine-rich repeat and calponin homology domain-containing protein 2 isoform X1, which yields MGGETAAVRRYYCKSKFFFTKMASSQGGVGAVTALQSHHYSSGPHWSPGVSPFPHQQHHTARSLDRALEDAACSGILNLSGRKLREYPGLSYDLTDTTQADLSKNRLTEIPPEVCLFAPLESLNLYHNCIKCIPEAIINLQMLTYLDISRNLLSVLPKYVFNLPLKVLLVSNNKLASIPEEVGKAKDLMELDVSCNEIQALPAQVGRLHSLRELNIRKNCLHMLPEELADLPLIRLDFSCNKITEIPPAYRKLRQLQHIVLDNNPMQSPPAQICLKGKVHIFKYLNIQACRMDKKPDTLDLPSLGKRCLPQPLTDSMEDFYPSKNHGPDSGIGSDNGDKRLSTTEQPSDDDTVSLHSQVSETARADALSLLSKMDSCKDQDLYDFIEPNPEEDPALSECDGQQSSHVSCIKELEKVLNMSHQSKDKDIWKEESGSDKEQLVEEEDDELKEVLDLRKIAVQLLQQEQQNRRRSLICRAESLIHRRRVTGRAHRFLSHSGCSSSKPRPPPQTARSASLDEGSSGASVLSGQPSSSCSFDGSLKSDQSDSEPNWPEVPPVLNQNEDRRRNKYLRKDYLKYKCQSARKNCSGNDDCEDGLRGAEFSTTLTVFGLKPRSAFTRGSRQEYSSTDPSFTMRRKMEHLREEMEQIGLLRQNIECRLKVLLPDDVGAALMDGVVLCHLANHICPRSVASIHVPSPAVPKLSMAKCRRNVENFLDACKKLGVPQDKLCLPHHILEERGLVKVGVTVQALLDLPPCRPAPAAAV from the exons ATGGGCGGAGAAACTGCCGCTGTGCGCCGTTATTATTGTAAGAGTAAATTCTTTTTTACGAAAATGGCGTCCAGTCAGGGAGGTGTGGGAGCTGTCACGGCTCTACAAAGCCATCACTACTCTAGCGGACCTCACTGGAGCCCCGGAGTCAGCCCCTTTccgcaccagcagcaccacacGGCCCGCAGCCTGGACCGGGCTCTGGAGGATGCCGCGTGCTCGGGGATACTGAATCTGAGCGGCAGGAAGCTGAGGGAGTACCCGGGCTTGAGCTACGATCTGACCGATACGACACAGGCAG ATCTGTCCAAGAATCGCCTGACAGAGATCCCACCGGAGGTGTGTCTGTTTGcccccctggagtccctcaACCTTTACCACAACTGCATCAAGTGCATCCCGGAAGCCATCATCAACCTGCAGATGCTGACGTATCTTGACATCAG TCGAAATCTCCTGTCAGTTTTGCCGAAATACGTCTTCAACCTTCCCCTCAAAGTGCTGCTCGTGAGCAACAACAAGCTCGCGTCCATCCCCGAGGAGGTCGGCAAGGCCAAAGACCTGATGGAACTG GACGTGAGCTGTAACGAGATCCAGGCGCTGCCGGCTCAGGTGGGGAGGCTGCACTCCCTACGAGAGCTCAACATCAGGAAGAACTGTCTTCACATGCTGCCTGAAG AGTTGGCTGACCTGCCTCTCATCCGACTTGACTTCTCCTGCAATAAGATCACAGAGATTCCTCCGGCCTACAGGAAACTGAGGCAACTGCAGCACATCGTCCTAGACAACAATCCTATGCAGTCTCCACCAGCGCAG ATTTGTCTCAAAGGCAAAGTGCACATATTTAAGTACCTGAACATCCAGGCATGCAGGATGGACAAGAAACCAGACACTCTGGACCTCCCCTCCCTTGGCAAGCGCTGCCTTCCACAGCCACTGACAGATAG CATGGAAGATTTTTATCCCAGTAAAAACCACGGGCCTGACTCTGGAATCGGGAGTGACAATGGTGACAAGAGGCTGTCGACAACAGAG CAGCCGTCAGACGACGACACAGTCAGCCTGCACTCCCAGGTTTCAGAGACGGCACGTGCGGATGCTCTCTCACTCCTCTCCAAAATGGACTCTTGCAAAG ATCAGGATCTGTATGACTTTATAGAGCCCAACCCAGAGGAGGATCCTGCTCTGTCAGAGTGTGAtgggcagcagagcagccatgTGTCTTGTATAAAG gaaCTGGAAAAAGTTCTTAACATGTCTCACCAAAGCAAAGATAAAGATATCTGGAAAGAGGAGTCTGG GTCGGATAAGGAGCAGCtggtggaagaggaggacgatgagctgaaggaggtgctggATCTGAGGAAGATTGCCgtccagctgttgcagcaggagcagcagaacag GCGTCGGTCCCTTATTTGTAGAGCGGAGAGTCTCATTCACAGGCGAAGAGTGACTGGCCGTGCGCACAG GTTCCTGAGTCACTCTGGATGCTCCAGCAGCAAACCGAGGCCTCCGCCGCAGACGGCCCGCAG TGCCTCTCTGGACGAAGGCAGCAGCGGCGCGTCAGTGCTGAGCGGACAG CCTTCCTCCTCGTGCTCCTTCGATGGCAGCCTGAAGTCCGATCAGTCCGATTCAGAACCGAACTGGCCCGAAGTCCCGCCCGTCCTCAACCAGAACGAGGATCGCAGGCGGAACAAGTACCTGCGAAAAGACTATCTAAAG TACAAGTGTCAGAGCGCTCGGAAGAACTGCAGCGGGAACGACGACTGCGAG GACGGCCTGCGGGGCGCCGAGTTCAGCACCACCTTGACGGTGTTTGGGCTGAAGCCCAGATCAG CTTTCACCAGAGGAAGCCGTCAGGAGTACAGCTCAACAGACCCCAGTTTcacaatgaggaggaagatggagcacTTAAGGGAGGAAATGGAGCAGATCGGCCTGTTACGGCAG AACATTGAGTGCAGACTCAAAGTGTTGCTCCCAGACGACGTTGGAGCTGCTCTGATGGACGGCGTCGTGCTTTGCCACTTGGCCAATCACATCTGCCCCCGGTCTGTGGCCAGCATCCACGTACCGTCGCCTGCAGTG CCAAAGCTTAGCATGGCTAAATGTCGCAGGAATGTGGAGAACTTCTTGGATGCCTGTAAGAAGCTGGGAGTCCCACAG GACAAGCTGTGTCTGCCTCACCACATCCTGGAGGAGCGCGGCCTGGTGAAGGTGGGCGTGACCGTGCAGGCGCTGCTGGACCTGCCGCCATgccggccggcgccggcggcggccgTGTGA
- the lrch2 gene encoding leucine-rich repeat and calponin homology domain-containing protein 2 isoform X3 gives MGGETAAVRRYYCKSKFFFTKMASSQGGVGAVTALQSHHYSSGPHWSPGVSPFPHQQHHTARSLDRALEDAACSGILNLSGRKLREYPGLSYDLTDTTQADLSKNRLTEIPPEVCLFAPLESLNLYHNCIKCIPEAIINLQMLTYLDISRNLLSVLPKYVFNLPLKVLLVSNNKLASIPEEVGKAKDLMELDVSCNEIQALPAQVGRLHSLRELNIRKNCLHMLPEELADLPLIRLDFSCNKITEIPPAYRKLRQLQHIVLDNNPMQSPPAQICLKGKVHIFKYLNIQACRMDKKPDTLDLPSLGKRCLPQPLTDSMEDFYPSKNHGPDSGIGSDNGDKRLSTTEQPSDDDTVSLHSQVSETARADALSLLSKMDSCKDQDLYDFIEPNPEEDPALSECDGQQSSHVSCIKELEKVLNMSHQSKDKDIWKEESGSDKEQLVEEEDDELKEVLDLRKIAVQLLQQEQQNRFLSHSGCSSSKPRPPPQTARSASLDEGSSGASVLSGQPSSSCSFDGSLKSDQSDSEPNWPEVPPVLNQNEDRRRNKYLRKDYLKYKCQSARKNCSGNDDCEDGLRGAEFSTTLTVFGLKPRSAFTRGSRQEYSSTDPSFTMRRKMEHLREEMEQIGLLRQNIECRLKVLLPDDVGAALMDGVVLCHLANHICPRSVASIHVPSPAVPKLSMAKCRRNVENFLDACKKLGVPQDKLCLPHHILEERGLVKVGVTVQALLDLPPCRPAPAAAV, from the exons ATGGGCGGAGAAACTGCCGCTGTGCGCCGTTATTATTGTAAGAGTAAATTCTTTTTTACGAAAATGGCGTCCAGTCAGGGAGGTGTGGGAGCTGTCACGGCTCTACAAAGCCATCACTACTCTAGCGGACCTCACTGGAGCCCCGGAGTCAGCCCCTTTccgcaccagcagcaccacacGGCCCGCAGCCTGGACCGGGCTCTGGAGGATGCCGCGTGCTCGGGGATACTGAATCTGAGCGGCAGGAAGCTGAGGGAGTACCCGGGCTTGAGCTACGATCTGACCGATACGACACAGGCAG ATCTGTCCAAGAATCGCCTGACAGAGATCCCACCGGAGGTGTGTCTGTTTGcccccctggagtccctcaACCTTTACCACAACTGCATCAAGTGCATCCCGGAAGCCATCATCAACCTGCAGATGCTGACGTATCTTGACATCAG TCGAAATCTCCTGTCAGTTTTGCCGAAATACGTCTTCAACCTTCCCCTCAAAGTGCTGCTCGTGAGCAACAACAAGCTCGCGTCCATCCCCGAGGAGGTCGGCAAGGCCAAAGACCTGATGGAACTG GACGTGAGCTGTAACGAGATCCAGGCGCTGCCGGCTCAGGTGGGGAGGCTGCACTCCCTACGAGAGCTCAACATCAGGAAGAACTGTCTTCACATGCTGCCTGAAG AGTTGGCTGACCTGCCTCTCATCCGACTTGACTTCTCCTGCAATAAGATCACAGAGATTCCTCCGGCCTACAGGAAACTGAGGCAACTGCAGCACATCGTCCTAGACAACAATCCTATGCAGTCTCCACCAGCGCAG ATTTGTCTCAAAGGCAAAGTGCACATATTTAAGTACCTGAACATCCAGGCATGCAGGATGGACAAGAAACCAGACACTCTGGACCTCCCCTCCCTTGGCAAGCGCTGCCTTCCACAGCCACTGACAGATAG CATGGAAGATTTTTATCCCAGTAAAAACCACGGGCCTGACTCTGGAATCGGGAGTGACAATGGTGACAAGAGGCTGTCGACAACAGAG CAGCCGTCAGACGACGACACAGTCAGCCTGCACTCCCAGGTTTCAGAGACGGCACGTGCGGATGCTCTCTCACTCCTCTCCAAAATGGACTCTTGCAAAG ATCAGGATCTGTATGACTTTATAGAGCCCAACCCAGAGGAGGATCCTGCTCTGTCAGAGTGTGAtgggcagcagagcagccatgTGTCTTGTATAAAG gaaCTGGAAAAAGTTCTTAACATGTCTCACCAAAGCAAAGATAAAGATATCTGGAAAGAGGAGTCTGG GTCGGATAAGGAGCAGCtggtggaagaggaggacgatgagctgaaggaggtgctggATCTGAGGAAGATTGCCgtccagctgttgcagcaggagcagcagaacag GTTCCTGAGTCACTCTGGATGCTCCAGCAGCAAACCGAGGCCTCCGCCGCAGACGGCCCGCAG TGCCTCTCTGGACGAAGGCAGCAGCGGCGCGTCAGTGCTGAGCGGACAG CCTTCCTCCTCGTGCTCCTTCGATGGCAGCCTGAAGTCCGATCAGTCCGATTCAGAACCGAACTGGCCCGAAGTCCCGCCCGTCCTCAACCAGAACGAGGATCGCAGGCGGAACAAGTACCTGCGAAAAGACTATCTAAAG TACAAGTGTCAGAGCGCTCGGAAGAACTGCAGCGGGAACGACGACTGCGAG GACGGCCTGCGGGGCGCCGAGTTCAGCACCACCTTGACGGTGTTTGGGCTGAAGCCCAGATCAG CTTTCACCAGAGGAAGCCGTCAGGAGTACAGCTCAACAGACCCCAGTTTcacaatgaggaggaagatggagcacTTAAGGGAGGAAATGGAGCAGATCGGCCTGTTACGGCAG AACATTGAGTGCAGACTCAAAGTGTTGCTCCCAGACGACGTTGGAGCTGCTCTGATGGACGGCGTCGTGCTTTGCCACTTGGCCAATCACATCTGCCCCCGGTCTGTGGCCAGCATCCACGTACCGTCGCCTGCAGTG CCAAAGCTTAGCATGGCTAAATGTCGCAGGAATGTGGAGAACTTCTTGGATGCCTGTAAGAAGCTGGGAGTCCCACAG GACAAGCTGTGTCTGCCTCACCACATCCTGGAGGAGCGCGGCCTGGTGAAGGTGGGCGTGACCGTGCAGGCGCTGCTGGACCTGCCGCCATgccggccggcgccggcggcggccgTGTGA
- the lrch2 gene encoding leucine-rich repeat and calponin homology domain-containing protein 2 isoform X2 — protein sequence MGGETAAVRRYYCKSKFFFTKMASSQGGVGAVTALQSHHYSSGPHWSPGVSPFPHQQHHTARSLDRALEDAACSGILNLSGRKLREYPGLSYDLTDTTQADLSKNRLTEIPPEVCLFAPLESLNLYHNCIKCIPEAIINLQMLTYLDISRNLLSVLPKYVFNLPLKVLLVSNNKLASIPEEVGKAKDLMELDVSCNEIQALPAQVGRLHSLRELNIRKNCLHMLPEELADLPLIRLDFSCNKITEIPPAYRKLRQLQHIVLDNNPMQSPPAQICLKGKVHIFKYLNIQACRMDKKPDTLDLPSLGKRCLPQPLTDSMEDFYPSKNHGPDSGIGSDNGDKRLSTTEPSDDDTVSLHSQVSETARADALSLLSKMDSCKDQDLYDFIEPNPEEDPALSECDGQQSSHVSCIKELEKVLNMSHQSKDKDIWKEESGSDKEQLVEEEDDELKEVLDLRKIAVQLLQQEQQNRRRSLICRAESLIHRRRVTGRAHRFLSHSGCSSSKPRPPPQTARSASLDEGSSGASVLSGQPSSSCSFDGSLKSDQSDSEPNWPEVPPVLNQNEDRRRNKYLRKDYLKYKCQSARKNCSGNDDCEDGLRGAEFSTTLTVFGLKPRSAFTRGSRQEYSSTDPSFTMRRKMEHLREEMEQIGLLRQNIECRLKVLLPDDVGAALMDGVVLCHLANHICPRSVASIHVPSPAVPKLSMAKCRRNVENFLDACKKLGVPQDKLCLPHHILEERGLVKVGVTVQALLDLPPCRPAPAAAV from the exons ATGGGCGGAGAAACTGCCGCTGTGCGCCGTTATTATTGTAAGAGTAAATTCTTTTTTACGAAAATGGCGTCCAGTCAGGGAGGTGTGGGAGCTGTCACGGCTCTACAAAGCCATCACTACTCTAGCGGACCTCACTGGAGCCCCGGAGTCAGCCCCTTTccgcaccagcagcaccacacGGCCCGCAGCCTGGACCGGGCTCTGGAGGATGCCGCGTGCTCGGGGATACTGAATCTGAGCGGCAGGAAGCTGAGGGAGTACCCGGGCTTGAGCTACGATCTGACCGATACGACACAGGCAG ATCTGTCCAAGAATCGCCTGACAGAGATCCCACCGGAGGTGTGTCTGTTTGcccccctggagtccctcaACCTTTACCACAACTGCATCAAGTGCATCCCGGAAGCCATCATCAACCTGCAGATGCTGACGTATCTTGACATCAG TCGAAATCTCCTGTCAGTTTTGCCGAAATACGTCTTCAACCTTCCCCTCAAAGTGCTGCTCGTGAGCAACAACAAGCTCGCGTCCATCCCCGAGGAGGTCGGCAAGGCCAAAGACCTGATGGAACTG GACGTGAGCTGTAACGAGATCCAGGCGCTGCCGGCTCAGGTGGGGAGGCTGCACTCCCTACGAGAGCTCAACATCAGGAAGAACTGTCTTCACATGCTGCCTGAAG AGTTGGCTGACCTGCCTCTCATCCGACTTGACTTCTCCTGCAATAAGATCACAGAGATTCCTCCGGCCTACAGGAAACTGAGGCAACTGCAGCACATCGTCCTAGACAACAATCCTATGCAGTCTCCACCAGCGCAG ATTTGTCTCAAAGGCAAAGTGCACATATTTAAGTACCTGAACATCCAGGCATGCAGGATGGACAAGAAACCAGACACTCTGGACCTCCCCTCCCTTGGCAAGCGCTGCCTTCCACAGCCACTGACAGATAG CATGGAAGATTTTTATCCCAGTAAAAACCACGGGCCTGACTCTGGAATCGGGAGTGACAATGGTGACAAGAGGCTGTCGACAACAGAG CCGTCAGACGACGACACAGTCAGCCTGCACTCCCAGGTTTCAGAGACGGCACGTGCGGATGCTCTCTCACTCCTCTCCAAAATGGACTCTTGCAAAG ATCAGGATCTGTATGACTTTATAGAGCCCAACCCAGAGGAGGATCCTGCTCTGTCAGAGTGTGAtgggcagcagagcagccatgTGTCTTGTATAAAG gaaCTGGAAAAAGTTCTTAACATGTCTCACCAAAGCAAAGATAAAGATATCTGGAAAGAGGAGTCTGG GTCGGATAAGGAGCAGCtggtggaagaggaggacgatgagctgaaggaggtgctggATCTGAGGAAGATTGCCgtccagctgttgcagcaggagcagcagaacag GCGTCGGTCCCTTATTTGTAGAGCGGAGAGTCTCATTCACAGGCGAAGAGTGACTGGCCGTGCGCACAG GTTCCTGAGTCACTCTGGATGCTCCAGCAGCAAACCGAGGCCTCCGCCGCAGACGGCCCGCAG TGCCTCTCTGGACGAAGGCAGCAGCGGCGCGTCAGTGCTGAGCGGACAG CCTTCCTCCTCGTGCTCCTTCGATGGCAGCCTGAAGTCCGATCAGTCCGATTCAGAACCGAACTGGCCCGAAGTCCCGCCCGTCCTCAACCAGAACGAGGATCGCAGGCGGAACAAGTACCTGCGAAAAGACTATCTAAAG TACAAGTGTCAGAGCGCTCGGAAGAACTGCAGCGGGAACGACGACTGCGAG GACGGCCTGCGGGGCGCCGAGTTCAGCACCACCTTGACGGTGTTTGGGCTGAAGCCCAGATCAG CTTTCACCAGAGGAAGCCGTCAGGAGTACAGCTCAACAGACCCCAGTTTcacaatgaggaggaagatggagcacTTAAGGGAGGAAATGGAGCAGATCGGCCTGTTACGGCAG AACATTGAGTGCAGACTCAAAGTGTTGCTCCCAGACGACGTTGGAGCTGCTCTGATGGACGGCGTCGTGCTTTGCCACTTGGCCAATCACATCTGCCCCCGGTCTGTGGCCAGCATCCACGTACCGTCGCCTGCAGTG CCAAAGCTTAGCATGGCTAAATGTCGCAGGAATGTGGAGAACTTCTTGGATGCCTGTAAGAAGCTGGGAGTCCCACAG GACAAGCTGTGTCTGCCTCACCACATCCTGGAGGAGCGCGGCCTGGTGAAGGTGGGCGTGACCGTGCAGGCGCTGCTGGACCTGCCGCCATgccggccggcgccggcggcggccgTGTGA